The following proteins come from a genomic window of Blastocatellia bacterium:
- a CDS encoding tetratricopeptide repeat protein yields MGLSASLSQELALAGQPATKSRARHATARVVVVTQEPGVSVYLNGAFRGKTNERGQLVIQQLPAGRYQLRARKVDFKDYRSEFRVAAGQVERLALRLIPTRDPAEQAYQRAEQWREERRHADAVTEYQRALELRPSFPAARLGLARSLLALNRYEEAQQQAEAAIAERRRQDPEGYTVLANILRGMGLYEEAVQNYRRALRLARNFSPEAHAGLAMTLEFMDAPDEAIPHMQQAIAQNGDAEPILYSLLGTTLLNVNRKQEALVALERFLALAPDSNEAPAIQSLVEQLRQELRP; encoded by the coding sequence GTGGGGCTTTCAGCAAGCCTTTCGCAAGAGCTGGCGCTCGCCGGCCAACCGGCGACCAAATCACGCGCGCGTCATGCCACAGCCCGGGTCGTCGTGGTGACACAAGAGCCTGGCGTTTCTGTCTACTTGAACGGAGCGTTTCGCGGCAAAACGAATGAGCGCGGTCAGCTCGTGATTCAGCAACTGCCGGCCGGACGCTATCAGTTACGCGCGCGCAAAGTTGATTTCAAAGATTATCGCTCGGAGTTTCGCGTGGCAGCCGGCCAAGTCGAACGGTTGGCACTGCGGTTGATTCCAACGCGCGACCCCGCCGAACAGGCTTATCAACGCGCTGAACAGTGGCGTGAAGAAAGACGGCACGCCGATGCTGTGACTGAATATCAGCGGGCATTGGAACTGCGCCCATCATTTCCGGCAGCTCGATTGGGATTGGCACGGTCACTGCTTGCGCTCAACCGCTACGAGGAGGCTCAACAACAGGCCGAGGCGGCAATTGCTGAACGTCGCCGCCAAGACCCCGAAGGCTACACCGTGCTAGCAAATATCTTGCGCGGAATGGGCCTGTATGAAGAAGCAGTGCAAAACTACCGGCGCGCGCTGCGGCTGGCGCGAAATTTTTCTCCTGAAGCGCATGCTGGCTTGGCCATGACACTGGAATTTATGGATGCTCCTGACGAAGCCATTCCCCACATGCAACAGGCCATTGCCCAGAATGGCGATGCAGAGCCAATCCTCTACAGCTTGTTAGGCACTACGTTGCTGAACGTAAACCGCAAGCAAGAAGCCCTGGTCGCGTTGGAGCGATTTCTCGCATTAGCGCCTGACAGCAACGAAGCGCCGGCGATTCAATCTCTGGTCGAGCAATTGCGCCAAGAGCTACGGCCATAA